One Hordeum vulgare subsp. vulgare chromosome 4H, MorexV3_pseudomolecules_assembly, whole genome shotgun sequence DNA window includes the following coding sequences:
- the LOC123448850 gene encoding peroxisomal membrane protein 11-3 has translation MASEARKSAAGARPPPRDFLAHLEAYLARRDGVDKLLKISRYAARLALAAGPLPPPASARLKSFESSLGLSRKAFRLGKFVQDVNALRAHPGLLPPPFVLLAYGGEGVYYFIEQFVWLAKAGLLPAHLLPRLQRLSAWAELLGYVGSITIKLEEVAKMESSIRMRLAEGCGEENEAARTMRGKLLLKRLSVVQDVADAFMALGDVTNGKGLLGSSTLTASAGLLSALISTHKNWNSC, from the coding sequence ATGGCCTCCGAGGCTCGCAAGAGCGCCGCCGGAGCGCGCCCGCCTCCCCGCGACTTCCTCGCCCACCTGGAGGCCTACCTCGCCCGCCGCGACGGCGTCGACAAGCTCCTCAAGATCTCCCGCTACGCCGCGCGCCTCGCGCTCGCCGCTGGGCCGCTGCCCCCGCCCGCCTCCGCGCGCCTCAAGTCCTTCGAGTCCAGCCTCGGCCTCAGCCGCAAGGCCTTCCGCCTCGGCAAGTTCGTCCAGGACGTTAACGCCCTCCGCGCGCACCCTGGCCTCCTCCCTCCGCCCTTCGTGCTCCTCGCCTACGGCGGCGAGGGCGTCTACTACTTCATCGAGCAGTTCGTCTGGCTCGCGAAAGCTGGCCTCCTCCCGGCGCACCTCCTCCCCCGCCTCCAGCGCCTCAGCGCCTGGGCTGAGCTGCTGGGATACGTCGGCTCCATCACCATCAAGCTGGAAGAGGTGGCGAAGATGGAGTCTTCAATCAGGATGCGGCTGGCAGAGGGTTGCGGGGAGGAGAACGAGGCGGCGAGGACGATGCGGGGGAAGCTGCTGCTGAAGCGACTGTCCGTTGTGCAGGACGTGGCGGACGCCTTCATGGCGCTAGGGGACGTGACTAACGGGAAGGGGTTGCTCGGTAGCTCCACGCTGACGGCGTCTGCCGGATTGCTGTCGGCGCTGATCAGCACGCACAAGAACTGGAATTCTTGCTGA